The following is a genomic window from Deinococcus yavapaiensis KR-236.
CTCTCCGCCAAGCGAAGCCGAACCGAAAGGTTCGGCTTTCTTCATGCCCCGACCGTAGATGTTTTCCCAAGATCGGGGCCGCAATCCACAGGATTCATCGACACGGCGTGCCAACAATGACCTCGTACGGCACTGTGCCGGAAAGGAGTCCACGTGGCATTCCTCGTTCCCTTGTCGGATCTCATGCGTGAACGCGACGAACTCAGGACCGACCACCTCGACCATCCCATGGGCCATCCCCTCTACGTCATCGGTGGCGCGAACGTCGGGAAGGTCCACGACGTCCTCGTCGACCCTTCGGGCGGGCACGTGCGGTACCTCGTCGTGCGCAGCGGCTCCATGTTGCATCACAAGGACCTCCTCGTCCCCGTCGGATTGGCGCGCATCGAGGACGACGCCGTCTATCTCGAGGCTCTCACGCGAGAGCAGTTCCTCGATCTGCGTCCCTACACGCCCGGAGAAGCGCTCGAAGGGCCGGGAGACGCCCGAGGACCCACCGCGCCCTCGTCTTCGTACACGAATCCGAACTTTCCCTCGCCGACCACTGCGCCCACGCCCCTCCCAGCGACCGCGAGCGAGGACTTGTTCCGCACGCCTGAGCGACTGCGCCTCCTCGAGGAACGCCTCGTCGTCGACAAGCGACGCGTGCCGATCGGCAGCGTGGAGGTCGGAAAGCACGTCGAAACCCGAAGCGAGCACGTCTCCGTTCCCCTGACGCGCGAAGTCGTGGAGATTCGCCGTCATCCCGTCGAGGACGAACGTCGAGCCGACGGCGTCGGAATCGGACAAGGAAGTGCCACCCTGCGCGTCGACGTGGAAGCGGAACGGGCCGCCGTTCACAAGCGTGCCTTCATGACCGAGGAGGTCGAAGTCGGAAAGCGTGCCGTCGTCGAGACGCACACGGTGACCGAGACCGTCGGACGCGAAGTGCTCGACGTGAAGCACATCGAAGCGAGCGACGACCGCACTCCGCTTGGCATTCGAGCGCAGAACTTCGACTCGCCGACGGAAAATCCCGACGGCACGGCCGTTCTCTTCACCTCGGAGCGCCGCGCCTCCGAGTGGCCACGTGCCCTCGTGCTCGCCGTCCCGATCCTCGCGGCGGGCGGCGCCCTCTTCCTGCTGAACCGCCGACGCCAGTCGGCCAACATCGCGAACGGAGACACCGCCATGACGAACACCGACCACGGAACTCCCATCGTTGCCACGACCGAGCGTCCCGTCGATGCCCACCTCGAAGTTCACGAGATGCACGACGCGCGAGAAGTGGCGCGTGACGCCGCACGAGACCTTGTCTCGGACGCCCGCGAGGCATCCACTGCTATCACCGAGCAACGCTCGCGCGACGTGAGCGACGTGATCGGGCAGGAACTGAGGCGCGAGCTGCCGCCACTCGTGGCGGCCGTGACGACCGAGATGAAGCGTTTGCTGTCCACGCACGAGCGCGACGTGACGTCGCGACTCGAGCGACAAGAAGCGCGGCTCGTGGAGCTCGACGAGCGCTTGTCGCACGTCAAGGTTCACCTGTCTGCTCGGCCACGTGGCGGTTCGTTCCCTGTCGGCCTCGCGCTCCTCGCGGTCGGAAGCTACTTCCTGTGGCGCCAGCCCCAGCTTCGAGAACGCCTGCAATCGCTCGTCGCCCGACGCTCTCAAGACGCCGCCAAGAGCGAGAAGCAAGAGGCGACGGAGATCACGAACGAACGGCCCGCGTTCCTCACGCCCAGTCCGATGGACGACCTGCGCAACGAGTTCATCGAAGCAGGCAACACCGTCCGCAAGAACGTCAGCAATGCCCACGGCGCTCGCGGCGTCTTCGACGACCTCGGCGACGACTCGGTCGCTGACGGCACGCCCGGTGAAACTGCGCTTCGCCGAACGAACGACGACGTTCGACGCGAGCCTCGCGACAAACGCTGAGCGCCGCAAGGTCGCCCACGAGGGGAAGGCGTAGGTCACGCCTTCCCCTCGTTCATTTGGCGGATGCATCCCGGCCACGTCTCCCCTACCCTGGACGCATGCGCCAAGAAGCCGTGCTTTGAGCCGTGAAGTGTAGTGAAACCTTGCTCCTATTGCGCTGAGCGCGGTTTTGTTACACTTTTGACACGTGTCGAAGCCTAGACGTCCGCACGAAACCGCTCCGTTCGAGCGGGTTTCGCGGCCAATCGCTTCTCGTTCCTTGGAGGAATGACCATAGAAAAAGTGCATGGTAATACCAGCGGTCTGAAGACCGCTCAAGTCAAGCAGCTCAGCAACCTCTACCGACGCCGCATCGAACCCGGCGTCGTCACCAGCCCGGAACTCGCGCGCAACCTCAGCGAGCTTTCGCACGACATCCGGCGCGAAATCAGCGTCCTCATCGATCGACGCGGCCGCGTCCTGAGCGTTTCCGTGGCCGACGCGAAGGGCACCGAGCTGCCCACCCAGCGCCTCGGTGAGACGCGCCTCTCGGGCTACCACTTGCTGCACACGCATCCCAAGGGCGGCGGGCTCAGCAAAAGCGACCTCTCCACGCTCTTCCTCAATCGCCTCGACGCGGTCGCCGCGATCGAAGTGCGCAGCGACGGCTTGCCCGGCAACGTCCACCTCGCGCACCTCACGCCTCCTGGCACGACCGGCGAGGAAGAAGACTGGCGCGTCTATCCTCCGCAAAGCCCGTACGAGATCGAGGATTTCGATCTCGGCGCGCAAGTCACGGCGCTCGAGCAGGAAATCGCCCGCGCGCGCACGTTGCGCGAAAGCAGGAAGGACGGCGAGCGCGCCATCCTCG
Proteins encoded in this region:
- a CDS encoding PRC and DUF2382 domain-containing protein; translation: MAFLVPLSDLMRERDELRTDHLDHPMGHPLYVIGGANVGKVHDVLVDPSGGHVRYLVVRSGSMLHHKDLLVPVGLARIEDDAVYLEALTREQFLDLRPYTPGEALEGPGDARGPTAPSSSYTNPNFPSPTTAPTPLPATASEDLFRTPERLRLLEERLVVDKRRVPIGSVEVGKHVETRSEHVSVPLTREVVEIRRHPVEDERRADGVGIGQGSATLRVDVEAERAAVHKRAFMTEEVEVGKRAVVETHTVTETVGREVLDVKHIEASDDRTPLGIRAQNFDSPTENPDGTAVLFTSERRASEWPRALVLAVPILAAGGALFLLNRRRQSANIANGDTAMTNTDHGTPIVATTERPVDAHLEVHEMHDAREVARDAARDLVSDAREASTAITEQRSRDVSDVIGQELRRELPPLVAAVTTEMKRLLSTHERDVTSRLERQEARLVELDERLSHVKVHLSARPRGGSFPVGLALLAVGSYFLWRQPQLRERLQSLVARRSQDAAKSEKQEATEITNERPAFLTPSPMDDLRNEFIEAGNTVRKNVSNAHGARGVFDDLGDDSVADGTPGETALRRTNDDVRREPRDKR